A genomic stretch from Candidatus Ozemobacteraceae bacterium includes:
- a CDS encoding flagellar FliJ family protein, which yields MAFRFRFQQLLNIAIHDEDAVKARLAVKDGQIAEAEAQIQKYIDEYNIGLEAKAIDLLAGRMDQVRMYPLFLARLANARSFYEEERDRLMEQRAKIVVELNEKRRVRKTYERILERDRKRYVTREQKLEQKRLDDFASRLGRLKSGEEANEPAVPANPGQEG from the coding sequence ATGGCGTTCAGATTTCGGTTCCAGCAGTTGCTAAACATCGCGATCCACGACGAGGACGCGGTGAAAGCAAGACTGGCCGTCAAGGACGGCCAGATCGCGGAGGCCGAGGCGCAGATACAGAAATACATCGATGAATATAATATTGGGCTCGAGGCAAAGGCGATCGACCTTCTTGCAGGCAGAATGGATCAGGTCCGGATGTATCCGCTGTTTCTCGCGCGCCTCGCGAACGCCCGGTCGTTTTACGAGGAGGAGCGCGACCGCCTCATGGAGCAGCGGGCGAAGATCGTCGTCGAACTGAACGAAAAGCGCCGGGTCCGCAAAACCTACGAGCGAATCCTCGAGCGCGACCGCAAGCGGTATGTCACGCGAGAGCAGAAGCTCGAGCAGAAGCGACTCGACGATTTCGCCTCGCGGCTTGGCCGGTTGAAATCAGGCGAGGAGGCGAACGAACCTGCCGTGCCGGCCAATCCGGGACAGGAGGGATAA
- a CDS encoding lytic transglycosylase domain-containing protein: MLENMRKVLERIDELNGSFRGMSRRPARRESGDFAAALNEAKQTGLAAKPPAPAKAPVPLATVPLPAPAKNTRAVDPEQYLGLVEKYAAKYGIDPALVRQVIAVESGYDERSVSDKGAIGLMQLMPETARELGVTNPFDPEENISGGTRYLAQLLKQNGGNLRLALASYNAGPGAVRQFGGVPPFPETRSFVRKVLSGYEKAGGAGEDTITE; this comes from the coding sequence ATGCTCGAAAACATGCGAAAGGTGCTCGAACGCATTGACGAGCTGAACGGCTCGTTCCGCGGGATGTCCCGCCGCCCGGCCCGGCGCGAGTCAGGCGACTTCGCCGCGGCTCTGAACGAGGCAAAACAGACGGGACTCGCGGCGAAGCCGCCCGCACCGGCGAAAGCCCCCGTCCCCCTGGCGACCGTTCCACTGCCGGCCCCGGCGAAGAACACGCGGGCCGTCGACCCCGAACAGTATCTCGGCCTGGTCGAAAAATATGCGGCAAAATATGGAATTGACCCGGCGCTCGTCAGACAAGTCATCGCCGTCGAATCCGGGTATGACGAGCGGAGCGTCAGCGACAAGGGCGCGATCGGCCTGATGCAGCTCATGCCCGAAACCGCCCGCGAGCTGGGGGTCACCAACCCGTTCGACCCCGAAGAGAATATTTCCGGCGGCACCAGGTATCTGGCCCAGCTGCTGAAACAGAACGGCGGCAACCTTCGGCTGGCGCTCGCCTCCTACAATGCCGGCCCGGGCGCCGTGCGCCAGTTCGGCGGCGTTCCGCCGTTCCCGGAGACCAGGTCGTTCGTCCGCAAGGTGCTGTCCGGCTACGAAAAGGCCGGCGGCGCCGGCGAAGACACGATAACGGAGTAA